The Mustela nigripes isolate SB6536 chromosome 8, MUSNIG.SB6536, whole genome shotgun sequence DNA segment TTGCACGTTGATTTTCCTGTGAGGTTACGCAGAGGAGgaatccttccttctctcttctgcttacagagattttttttaaacgattttatttatttatttatttgacagagatagtgagagcaggaacacaagcagggggagtgggagactgcggagaagctggggagcagggagccggatcctgagatcatgacctaaggggaaggcagctgcttaatgactgagctacccaggcgcctctactgagatttttgttttgttttgttttgtttttgttaagattATTTTCCTAGTCCTAACAAGCAGCCCTGCTACCCAGGGTTCTGGTGTCTCAAGTGATTAAATACTGTTTCtcgttttgttttgtctttctggtTGGTTGAGAAAACCGGCCGGTCTGGTCCggctcccacccctcccacccctgacaGCGGGGCAGGCCAGGCGAGAACCGCTGACGCCAGCAGTCGCTCACGTGACCGCCACAGCGCTCAGTTCCGCTCCCTGAGCCAGACCTGGTTGGGCCCTCCCAGGGATTCCTTTTGGGCGGGGGTGGGCACCAGGTAAGCACCCCAGCCCTGTCTGTCCACCGCTGGAACAGTGAGGAGGCTACCGTGCCGGCGCAGGTGGACAGACTTGGgcagatcacatgttaggccctCTGTGCCTGCCCAGTGCTCTTAGGCAGCGGGGACGGAATGTGGCTGGCCTCGGGATGTCTCACACCATTCCTATttgtctgcccccacccccactccttaCCTCCAGGAAAAcactgcccttccttcctctgttctttGGCCTCGCTTTCAATTCAGCTACAgatcttttcccctttctctctgctgatTTAGCAGCGTCCTGCTGGGGGCGTGGAGGGATTAATCAGTGACAGGAAGCAGCCTCTTTCTGAGCAGTGACCAGCTGTGCAAGACCAGCTCCAGGAGTCTGTTCACCTATACGCTCCTGCCATGAGGCACCTTGGGGCCCTCCTCTTCCTACTTGGGGGCCTGGGGGCTCTCGCTGATGTCTGCGGTAAGTAACCAGATCTACCCTGTGCCTCTTTCCTCCTGGGGCCTTAGGAGGGAGGACCGCCTTGTCCAAACCCCTCAGTATGtagctggagaaactgaggcttggatgTGTGGGACCGTACAGTTTATCTGCCCCTTTGGGCTTCCACAGCAGTTGGGACTTAGCTGGACCTCAGTGTTTGACACCCTGTATTGAGATTAATTATGGTTGACCCTGGAACAAGGTGGGTTAGGGCTGCCGACCCTCCATGCAGCCCAGAATCCGTGTGTGTCTTTTGACTCCCCAGAAACTTAACGAACTACTAATatcctactgttgactggaagccttactaaTAAGATaaacaacacatattttgtatgttatgtgtattatatccTGTATTCTTGTGGTAAagtcagcttaaaaaaaaaaaaggaaaatgttgttGAGGAGATCACCAGGAAAAGAGTAGATTTGGgacatctgggaggctcagtcggttcagcgtctgccttctgctcgggtctcTATCCCAGCATTCTGGAATGAGGCCCAGAGCCCCAtgtccaggctccctgctcagcaggttgtctgcttctccttctaccccttgCCCTGCttctgctgtctctttctctctcaaataaataaacaaaatcttcaaaaaaaatacatttaaagttcTGTACTATACCAAGAAAAATTCACGTATAGACCCACATAGTTCAAACACACATTGTTAGAGGGTCAGCTCTATATGTCTGACAGCCCACCAGACAAAACTGCTCCCATTAAAGTcattagtttatttattcattcaacatgcATTGACTGAGACTTCTCCTAGCCAGTGCAGCGCTGGGCTTTGGGGAAGGAATAGAGAGAGACCAGTCCCATCCCTGTCTTCCTAGTGCATCTGTTCTAGTAAAGGAGACAGGTAAAAGAAGTCAGGAAGCAAATCTGTGCTGTGTTTGGGGCTGCGGGGAGTGTGAAAGGAAGCGAACCAGGCATGGAGGTAGAGAGCTGGGGGCCACTGATTGAGGGAGAGAGTTGAGGGAAGGCTCTCCAAGGACCAGGCACGACAGGGGGTattgagacccagagaagaaaaaggagctgaaaagaaaaggagtagggggcatcccaggcagagggaagtaAGTATGCAGGCACCCTTAATGGAGACGAGTCTGAGAGAGGTATGGGGGCAGGTCATGGCAAGACATTTGTGTTACATTGCACACACAGGAACCTGACTGCTTCGGCTCTGTGTCCCAGCATCCCCAGGGGCCTGTTGGGATCCGTCTGGGAGTCTGAACGCAGGCCTGGGCTATTTGTGCACTGGAGAtagggagaaagaagaaggcaggcagggaagccTCTGTGCTCTGGGGCTACCCACCTTGCTTCCCTCCTTGTATTCTGCCCCCAGCCTTATGTGCAATATGCTTTCCCTCCCTGGGTCCTGGTGTCTTTGGAGAAGTTGAGAGGCAGTTTCAGATGACAGACGAGTCAGTCAaaggttgggggaatcaggtgaCCTGCCAAGGCATTCCAGCTTTCCAGGGCTTTGCTGGACTCCGTTCTCCGAACTCCAGGTCATGGTCTTCTCTGGGCACCAGGAGCTTACAACCTGTATTCCATTAAGTGCAAACAGACCCCTCAGCCCTTGGCTCTTGGTTCCCGTCCAAACAGTCCCCAGGGGAGACCTGGGACCCGGACCTCACTGGGCCAAGTAGTTGGCCCATAGACCTGACAGAAGCCCTGGACCCTGGTCCTTGCACAGGTGCAGCCCCCTACAGCTGAGCCACTTAGCTGCCCAGGCCTCATTCCCTCTCCTGCAAAATGGGCTGAGAATGcttccctgtcttcctccttGATGTGGTGTGGAGGATCTCAAACTTTACGGTTCAAAGCTCTGCCGTTGTGAAATTGACAAGAAAGCTGCACTACTGCTTGCCCAGGGTGGGTTCCTCTGCTTCGGAATGTCAAGGCTAGTCAGCTGGCAGAGCTGCATGGCCTGGTGTGCAAGAGGCTCCATGGGAAGCAGATCGCCCTGGGCCACTTTAATGACAGAGGtgaattttccttttaaggaGGGTGAATTGTGGTTATGAGCCTCTCTTTATAGCTCTGGTTCCTCTTCTTATCACTTCTAATCCCAGGGCTGACTCACTTGCTGGAGGGCAGAGCCTGGGTTGGGGTGAGGCTCTCCTACCAGtctgaagaaaagggagagggaaagagagagacagatgacCAGAAGGACAGGCTGAAAGAGGTAGAGAATGAGACACAtccagacagagagggaaaaatgccTACAGAAATGGGAGGCAGTCCCAGAAAAgtactgagaaagagaaaggaaagaaaagcaaccCCTGTCCCCAACTTCCACCCCCTCTAGCCCCTTCACAGATAGCAGCAAATACCTGTGACTTTTGGAAAAACAGGCATAAGATGGTGAGacctgtaggggcgcctggctggctctgtccgCAGAGCATGAcgactctagatctcagggtcatgagtttgagccccacactggacatagagattacttatccaaaaaaaaaaaaaaaaaaaaaaaaaagaaagaaagaaaaaaaaaatatggtgggACGCAAGCCAAGAGGGATGGGCCAGTTATGAGAAGAACCCTGGTCCTTGCACAGGTGAAGAGCTCTGGTGGCAGTTCCAGGGCTCAAtgccctgggaggggcagtctGCCTGGCATCCTGGGACATAGCACAGCCACAGCGGAGGCAACTGGATCTCTGCAGATAACTGGGAGGCAGTAAATGGGGAAAAGTCCAAAGTGCCTCCCAGGCCACCCACAGTGCTCAGGTTCCTTCCtgaagggaggcaggcagggtcagCTGGGGCTGGGAGATGCCCCTGAGGCTTCCGCTTCCCCACGTTTTTCGTGATTCAGTTTCAGGCAAACCCCAAAGCACACAGAGAATGGTTGGCTTTCTACCGACTCACTCTTCGGACTCAGGTCCTCTGCACCTACAGACATGGGAGGAAAAGTATTATTTTGAGATCTGTGCAGAGGAGGCTCACCAGACAGCCCTGGTTAGCCATGGGCAGCATAgaatgggttttttgtttgtttttttgtgtttgttttttaaagatttatttattttagagggtgggtggaggagaagaaaagggggggagaatcctcaagcagactccccactgagtggggacgCCCCCCTGCCCTTGCGGGGCTTaatccctggatcctgagatcatgacctgagctgaaatcaagagaacaaggcttaactgactgagccacccgtgcgCCCCAGCCTGCGGTATTTTGAAATTGGGTGTGTAATGTGTTCTGTGTGTGGGTTGCAGTTTTTGTAAATGGATTTGTCAGAGCACTGAAGAACTGGCTTTGCAGGAAGGCTCATCTTTGGCTCTGCAGCCTATGTAAGACACAACATGACTTTGAATGGCTGTTTCCTCTTTTGTGCAGAACGATGATGACAGTACGGATGCCACAGGGCTGGCATGAGGAGGACCAAGTGAGGTTGGGTACAGGGCTTGGGACACAGCATGAGGCTTGGGCCCCGCTCTCTGTTACTCCTCATGGCAGAGTGGTTGCCTGGTACCAGCTTTCTCTGCCCTCAGCCCACCAACTCTCCCTGGCCCATTTCAACTGCTCTTTTGGGATACCTGCTTTCCCCTGTTTACCTGCCACCTTTTCCCATACAAGTATTACCTGTGCCAGATGGAGGTGGAGTAGAGAGGTTTATTCCCTAGAGAAGGCTCTGGTAAGGTAAAAGCAGTTCTTTCCGAAGGCCTGGTCCTACAACCTCACTTGGCCTGTTCTCTTTCCTAAGAAGTACCAGAGGTGGACAGCAAGCTGGTGGAGAGGCTGGGCCAGCGCCTCTTGCCCTGGATGAACTGGCTCTCCCTGGAGCACCTCAACCCCAGTATCTACGTGGGCCTACGCCTCTCCAGCCTgcaggcaggggccagggaggCCTTCTATCTGCACATTCTCAAGCTCAACTACCAGCAGAAGCTCCTGGGGTATCGCTGttcactttcttctcctttccccatgCCTTGCTCTACCTGGGTTACCTGCCTTCTGGTTTGGGCTCCCACTGCTTTGTTGGGAGACTTTGGGCAACTTTTGTCTCCTTTGGCACTTtctccatctgtagaatggggttGGCTTGACTAGACTGGAGACAGACATCACTGATCCATGACCACAGTCTGTgccctcacccccaacccccacccaagCCCAGAAGCAGGATCTAGCAGCGTCTAACTCTGTGCTCCCTTTCCAGGGGGCATTGATGGGAGGCCTTCTGAGGCTCAGTGTGGGTGTTTCAATGAGAGATGAAGGATTGGGAACACCACGAAGCAGCTCCTGCTTGGACTCCCTCTCAGACAGTGGacacagggcagggagggggaagagagggaagactgTATGGGCAAAGTGTGATCAGAACAGTGGGGGCAACCATAGGTCATTTGGACGTCAGAGCCCTTGGGGCTTGTCCTTGAGtctaattttttatctttatgaaatatGTATGGCATGCACCTTACGACATGCAGAGCTGACTCCGTCTACTTTTGGTAGTTCTAGCAAAATTCCTAATTGTTAGGATTCTTTTCACTTTATGATGTTCCTGGGGTGCTCCAATCCAGGCTTACCATGGTGGCATTTTCTTACAGAAGTTTTGTTTACTGGCTTTGTCCTAGGCTTGCCGTCGATGATGACAGCAGTAACAACCAGGCCAAGCCCTCCATGGGCCAGCTGGCCCTCTACCTGATGGCTCTCAGGGCTAACTGTGAGTTTGTTGGAGGCCGCAAGGGGGATAGGCTGGTCTCCCAGCTGAAGCGGTTCCTGGAGGACGAGAAGAGGGCCATTGGTGAGAGGACATGGCCTGCCAAGTGTGGAGGGGGGCCCTCATCAGATCACATTCTCTGGGGAAGCATCTAAGTCAgaactttgggtttttttccccccaggccTCATTTCATACCTTCTGCTCTGCCTGTCTCACTATCCACCTAGAGGCTTGGGCCTGCTGCAGTCGCTTTGATCGAGCCTTGATTGAGCCTTTCCTGTACCCCACATGCACTCTGTTGGCAAGTTCTGTTCAGCCACCACAACTGGACTGACTGACTGCCTCTGGGACGACTGCATGGCCTCCATCCTGCTTGCTCCTCAGCCTCTCTCTGCTAACTGTCCTGCCACCTGATTCAACTCAGCACACGACAGCCAGGGCAagcatttgaaatataaatttgatcTCGTTAGCTGCTCAAACCCTGCACAGGCAGCTCACTGCTGTCTTTGGGCCCATCCGCCTGCCCTTTTCTCCTCTTCAGGACCTGTGGGCCCACTTCCTGGCTCACTCCCCTGCCTTTCTGGCTTTAGTCATGCTGATTTCTCAGCTTTCAGATCAGGGTTTTCATATATGTTCTCTCTTTCCAGAAGATATCCTTCCGCTTCTAGTTTCCTGCTCCACCTtagctcctcctccccaccccgatCTGGTCAGCATCATTGCCTCTTAGAGAACCCTGCCCTGATGCCCCAGCTCCTCAAAGACCTCTACTGTATGGCCCCAGAGCCCTTGGTCCACATTTCAGTTCTAATCATGCTGCCGTGGGTACAGGTTGTTATGGTTGGAGACCTGGCTGGTCACCGCTGGCTTGGTCACCTGTCTGAGCAGCACAGCACCTGACGCAGAGTGGACCCTTAGCAAGAATGGGTTGAGGGAATGAAGAATGAAGGGTCCCGTGACCCAAAGGAGGGGGTTGGGAAGTGTGGGCAGTGGGGTCCTATGTGCTGGCTGGGCTGGTTGCTGGGAGGGGACAGAGTGGCCACCCCTCAGGCCTGGCACGAAGCCCCTGCCCCATGGTCTCCACTCTCCCAGGGTCCAATCACAAGGGCCACCCCCGCACCAGCTACTACCAGTATGGCCTGGGCATCCTGGCCCTGTGTGTCCACCAGAAGCGGCTCCATGACAGCGTGGTGGGCAAGCTCCTTTATGCCGTGAAACATGACCAGCACCTCCAACAGGACCGCCTGTCTGTGGGTGAGTAGGCGAGGCCCCACTAAAGCCAGGCTGGCACTCCGCCATCCCCCAGCCCCAACTGAgggctgcctccccctgccctgtgctCACCTTTCCTTGGGACAAAGGAATCCTTTATGAGGGAGGGCtcgtgtgtgtggtgtggtggtCATGAGCCAGTGTTGGAGCAGGCCTGGGACCCGGACCCCAGCTCTGTCACACACTTATTGTAGGCCACCCTGGGTCAAGTCAGCTGGCCTTTCTGTTTGGGTTTCTCCTATAAATAACCTCCCAGCAGTATCCTGATAGAAGACGCCTTATAAGTCAAGCAGTTGTCATGGTGCCTGGCATGAAGAAAGTTCTGGATACATAGCTATGATCTTGTCCTCATATAAGCTGGGAAGCCTGAGACCTGGATTGTGGAACTGCTACCTCAGTGTGTTACCTGGGGCCTCCAGTGCCCTTTCTTGTCAttgtgattcagggtctcttgtAGGTCAGGcggtctgtgagtgtgtgtgcctcGCATAGGCTGGGTTTGGTTGGAGTAGGTTGAAAGGGTGAGGTGGTGCTGCAGAGAGAAGGCCACAGAGGACTTGCTCTGCTTGAGGCTTATAGAAGAACCACTGTGGACCCAGTAAATCAGCTTAGGGTGGGGGCAGGACttttgagggggtggggtggtgctTCAAACCCTCCAGGGCAGCTCCCTGGGCCTATGAAATCAGATCACCTGGGTGTGGACCTAGCCATCAATCTGTTCCAAACTTCCCTGATGATTCCAATGTGCAGGTAGGTTTGGGAATGAGTGGTGTAGGATAAAGTTCTCTTGAGcctcccttctctgggctctcTTCCTAACCTCTAACCCCTAAACAGTAGATGGGGGTAGGGTGAGCAACCATTCTTGTTTTCCTGGAACTAAGGggcatcccaggacactgaactTAACAGTGGCCAAACTGGGAAAGTTCTGGACAAACTGGGCTCCGTTGGTCCCCCTTGGTGGTGAAAATTTCCTAAAACGCTGATCTGACCGTGCCCCTTCTTCAAGCCTCTGATGGCAGCCCATTGCCCCAGGGCCTTGCCTAGACTGACCCTTATTGGCTCTGTCCATTGCAGACACAGTGGCCATGGCAGGCTTGGCCTTCACCTGTCTGGAGCAATCTAACCTCAATCCCAATCAGAGACACCGGATCACCCAGGCCATTAGTACAGTACGACAGAAGATTCTCAAGGCACAGACCTCCGAAGGCCACTTTGGAAATGTCTACAGCACCCCTCTGGCGCTGCAGGTAGGAAAGAGAGCTTGGGGCCAGAGTCCAGTCTGGTGTTCGATGGGCAGTGGCTTGGTCAGGGACTGGGAGACCTGGCTCCTCAGTGCCAGCTgacctgcctcctccttctcttccccattctGTCACTAGTTACTGATGAACTCCTCCATGCCTGGAGAGAAACTGGGCAGGGCATGCCTCAAGGCAAGGGCTGCTCTGTTGGCCAGTATGCAGGATGGGGCCTTCAAGAATGTTCTCATAATTTCCCAACTGCTGCCTGTCCTGAATGGCAAGAGCTATGTGGATCTCATCTCTCCAGACTGCGAGGCACCAAGAGGTAGCTGGGCCTTCCAACGGGAGCCCTGTTCTTTTCAGTGTGCCAAGTGTTCCCCGAAGTGTGCAGGTCCCGGGGAAGGGAGGTTGCCTAGTCCTGGTTTGCTGAGTCAGCAGGGGTTTGATGGTTCACGTGGGACACACTGGCAGTGAAGGTGCAGTCAGAGCTTTCAGAAAGCCACAGTGTAGGGGGAGAGATACCAAAGAGAGAGCT contains these protein-coding regions:
- the TCN2 gene encoding transcobalamin-2, with the protein product MRHLGALLFLLGGLGALADVCEVPEVDSKLVERLGQRLLPWMNWLSLEHLNPSIYVGLRLSSLQAGAREAFYLHILKLNYQQKLLGLAVDDDSSNNQAKPSMGQLALYLMALRANCEFVGGRKGDRLVSQLKRFLEDEKRAIGSNHKGHPRTSYYQYGLGILALCVHQKRLHDSVVGKLLYAVKHDQHLQQDRLSVDTVAMAGLAFTCLEQSNLNPNQRHRITQAISTVRQKILKAQTSEGHFGNVYSTPLALQLLMNSSMPGEKLGRACLKARAALLASMQDGAFKNVLIISQLLPVLNGKSYVDLISPDCEAPRVLLQPAVETPSQTQELISVMLKVPHALQPYRHRISVPAGSSLEDVLKKAQELTGFTYETRNSLSGPFLTSVMGKEAGEREFWQLLQAPNTPLLEGIADYTPKDGQTIELRLVSW